One window of Vicinamibacterales bacterium genomic DNA carries:
- the queG gene encoding tRNA epoxyqueuosine(34) reductase QueG, translating into MLTSASTKQQALTLGFDLCGVAPATALPELSFLPDWLARGYAGDMIYLHRSAHARADIRNFLPSARSVIVAGAIYNTDQGSGIRDQESGTIQVARYARGQDYHLVLAERLERLVEWMRGEQAGPFESAIFVDKHHVQERVYAQHAGLGWIGKNSCVINPELGSFMFLCGVATSLALDADAPATDQCGGCTLCIDSCPTGAIVDPHVLDATKCISYLTIEVDGAIPEAQRPHLGNHAYGCDICQEVCPWNLAPVLTADPAWSATPRHGAAAAELWQRTDRELHEFVKGSAMTHLPLSGLRRNLATVIGNSGDAGLARVLDRPGHGVKNAAHSAHTPVVEGAVAWAKERLGASV; encoded by the coding sequence GTGCTGACCTCCGCATCGACCAAGCAGCAGGCGCTCACCCTCGGATTTGACCTCTGCGGGGTGGCGCCTGCCACGGCGCTGCCGGAGTTGTCGTTCCTGCCTGACTGGCTCGCCCGCGGCTACGCGGGCGACATGATCTATCTCCATAGGTCTGCCCACGCGCGGGCTGACATTCGGAATTTCCTTCCCTCAGCACGCTCGGTCATCGTCGCGGGAGCCATCTACAACACCGATCAGGGATCGGGGATCAGGGATCAGGAATCGGGGACGATCCAGGTCGCTCGCTACGCGCGCGGGCAGGACTATCACCTCGTGCTGGCCGAGCGGCTCGAGCGATTGGTGGAGTGGATGCGCGGCGAGCAGGCCGGACCGTTCGAGTCGGCGATCTTCGTGGACAAGCACCACGTGCAGGAACGCGTCTACGCGCAGCACGCGGGGCTGGGTTGGATCGGCAAGAACAGCTGCGTCATCAACCCGGAGCTCGGCTCGTTCATGTTCCTGTGCGGCGTGGCGACGAGCCTGGCCCTCGACGCCGATGCCCCGGCCACCGACCAGTGCGGCGGCTGCACGCTGTGCATCGACTCGTGCCCCACCGGCGCGATTGTCGATCCGCACGTGCTCGACGCCACGAAGTGCATCTCGTACCTCACCATCGAAGTGGACGGCGCCATTCCCGAGGCGCAGCGCCCGCACCTCGGCAACCACGCCTATGGCTGCGACATTTGCCAGGAGGTGTGCCCGTGGAACCTGGCGCCGGTGCTCACCGCCGACCCGGCCTGGTCGGCCACGCCGCGGCATGGCGCCGCCGCCGCCGAACTCTGGCAGCGCACCGACCGGGAATTGCACGAGTTCGTGAAGGGCAGCGCCATGACCCACCTGCCGCTGTCGGGCCTGCGCCGCAACCTCGCCACGGTGATTGGGAACAGCGGAGACGCCGGGCTGGCGCGGGTGCTCGACCGGCCCGGTCACGGCGTGAAGAACGCCGCGCACAGCGCGCACACCCCGGTGGTGGAAGGCGCGGTGGCCTGGGCGAAGGAGAGGCTCGGGGCCTCAGTCTGA
- a CDS encoding metal-sensitive transcriptional regulator yields the protein MKSAPKHMSTAAPEHCGAEHPEHAEGVDPDIKDANLKRLRRIEGQIRGIHKMVEEDRYCPDIITQIASAQEALRGVGRQLLRNHLKHCVTSAIKKGPKEADATYDEILELVYRHLR from the coding sequence GTGAAGTCCGCACCTAAGCACATGAGCACCGCAGCACCTGAGCACTGTGGAGCTGAGCACCCCGAACACGCCGAGGGCGTGGATCCGGACATCAAAGACGCGAACCTGAAGCGCCTGCGCCGCATCGAAGGCCAGATCCGGGGCATCCACAAGATGGTGGAAGAGGATCGGTATTGCCCCGACATCATCACGCAGATCGCGTCGGCGCAAGAGGCGCTGCGCGGCGTGGGCCGGCAGTTGCTGCGCAATCACCTGAAGCACTGCGTGACGTCGGCGATCAAGAAGGGGCCGAAGGAAGCGGATGCCACCTATGACGAGATCCTGGAGCTCGTCTACCGTCATCTCCGGTAG
- a CDS encoding YqgE/AlgH family protein gives MANASLAPVLLVSMPQMIDPNFSKTVVLLAEFGAHGAFGLVLNRRMPEPAQAVVTADEPLTIHPKMHLFMGGPVEPTRAWILTARPELDLEALEVMSGVYLSASPALVRRTLETAPDPGVRMVVGYAGWGAGQLDVELAESSWLLCPVEADLIFTTPVDAMWETAIRRLGAEPSMLQGSSGVH, from the coding sequence ATGGCGAACGCCTCCCTCGCCCCGGTCCTGCTGGTGTCGATGCCCCAGATGATCGACCCCAACTTCTCGAAGACGGTGGTCCTGCTCGCGGAGTTCGGCGCGCACGGCGCGTTCGGGCTGGTGCTGAACCGCCGCATGCCGGAGCCGGCCCAGGCGGTGGTGACGGCCGACGAGCCCCTCACCATCCACCCGAAGATGCATTTGTTCATGGGCGGCCCGGTGGAGCCCACCCGCGCGTGGATTCTCACGGCGCGGCCCGAGCTCGATCTGGAGGCCCTTGAGGTGATGTCGGGCGTCTACCTGTCGGCGTCGCCGGCGCTGGTGCGGCGCACGCTGGAGACCGCGCCGGACCCCGGCGTGCGCATGGTGGTCGGCTATGCCGGCTGGGGCGCCGGACAACTGGACGTGGAGCTGGCCGAGTCGTCTTGGCTCCTGTGCCCGGTCGAAGCGGATCTGATTTTCACGACCCCGGTCGATGCGATGTGGGAAACCGCCATTCGCCGTCTTGGGGCGGAGCCCTCGATGTTGCAGGGGTCGTCGGGCGTTCACTAG
- a CDS encoding heavy metal translocating P-type ATPase translates to MDVKITLPVEGMTCAACQANVQRTLTAAPGVSKAAVNLMTAEATVNYDPATTDPARIVAAINDTGYVSRLPVAGEAPPDEDAKELAQRHEYASLRTKSLVSLVLGAAAMVASMPLMGGATPHAAHTGDPLLRWAMTAVDPPVRAALPWLYAIDPNSLTLGLLAATVVVMAWAGHHFYTRAWAGIRHRSADMNTLIAVGTGAAFLYSVAATFAPGWFAADGARPDVYYEAVIIIIALVLLGNAMEARAKTQTTRALRQLAKLQPSTARVRRDGREQDLPIADVRAGDLVLVRPGERFPVDGEITSGSGAVDESMLTGESMPVEKAVGDRVIGATVNNTAALEVRATAIGAASVLARIVTLMKEAQGSQAPIQRLADRISAVFVPVVISLAIATFAAWMVLPETPSFVSALTAAVAVLIIACPCAMGLAVPTAVMVASGRGAAAGILIKGGEPLERLAAVDTVVFDKTGTLTQGTPQVVDTFVAPGHDRDAVLRLAAAVEGRSEHPLAKAVVAAAPVTSPSPAVENVLAVPGKGVSGTVDGVRVIAGTEALMRESAVDVTPLEAHAREWAAHAKTVVYVAVDGRAAAAFAIADTMRPNAKQVITSLAAHGLRTVMLTGDRRATADAVAAQAGVTEVIAEVLPDGKVGAIKSLQAAGHVVAMVGDGLNDAPALAQADIGMAMASGTDIAVDAASVTLMRSDLASVTQAIVLARKTMRTMKQNLFWAFVYNVIGIPVAAGVLYPVFGILLSPILASAAMAFSSVSVVSNSLRLRGVKLS, encoded by the coding sequence ATGGACGTGAAGATCACGCTGCCGGTTGAAGGCATGACCTGTGCGGCGTGCCAGGCCAACGTGCAGCGCACGCTGACCGCCGCGCCCGGCGTGAGCAAGGCCGCGGTCAACCTGATGACCGCGGAGGCCACGGTCAACTACGACCCGGCCACCACGGATCCCGCGCGAATTGTCGCCGCCATCAACGACACCGGTTACGTCTCGCGCCTGCCGGTGGCGGGCGAGGCGCCGCCGGACGAAGACGCCAAAGAACTCGCCCAACGGCACGAGTACGCGTCGCTGCGGACCAAGTCGCTGGTCAGCCTCGTCCTGGGCGCGGCGGCGATGGTGGCCTCGATGCCGCTGATGGGCGGTGCCACTCCGCATGCCGCGCACACCGGCGACCCGCTGTTGCGTTGGGCGATGACCGCCGTCGATCCGCCAGTGCGGGCGGCGTTGCCCTGGTTGTATGCCATCGATCCCAACTCGCTGACGCTTGGGCTGCTGGCCGCCACCGTGGTGGTGATGGCGTGGGCCGGGCATCATTTCTACACCCGCGCATGGGCCGGCATTCGCCATCGCTCGGCCGACATGAACACACTGATCGCGGTCGGCACCGGCGCGGCATTTCTCTACTCGGTGGCCGCGACGTTTGCGCCCGGGTGGTTCGCCGCCGACGGCGCCAGGCCGGACGTCTACTACGAGGCGGTGATCATCATCATTGCGCTGGTGCTCCTCGGTAACGCGATGGAGGCACGGGCCAAGACCCAGACCACGCGCGCGCTGCGCCAGCTGGCGAAGCTGCAGCCGTCAACCGCCCGCGTGCGGCGCGACGGCCGCGAACAGGATCTGCCCATTGCCGACGTGCGGGCCGGGGACCTCGTGCTGGTCCGTCCCGGCGAGCGCTTCCCCGTTGATGGCGAGATCACCAGCGGCAGCGGCGCCGTGGACGAGTCGATGCTCACCGGCGAATCGATGCCGGTGGAAAAAGCGGTTGGCGACCGCGTGATTGGCGCCACGGTCAACAACACCGCGGCCCTCGAAGTGCGCGCCACCGCGATTGGCGCCGCCAGCGTGCTCGCCCGCATCGTCACGCTGATGAAAGAGGCGCAGGGATCGCAGGCGCCCATCCAGAGGCTGGCGGATCGCATTTCGGCGGTGTTCGTCCCGGTGGTGATTTCCCTGGCCATTGCGACGTTCGCGGCGTGGATGGTGCTGCCGGAGACGCCGTCGTTCGTCTCGGCGCTGACCGCGGCGGTGGCGGTGTTGATCATCGCGTGCCCGTGCGCGATGGGCCTGGCGGTGCCCACGGCGGTGATGGTGGCGAGCGGGCGCGGCGCCGCGGCCGGCATCCTGATCAAGGGCGGCGAACCGCTCGAGCGGCTGGCGGCGGTCGACACCGTGGTGTTCGACAAGACCGGCACGCTCACCCAGGGGACGCCCCAGGTCGTGGACACCTTCGTGGCGCCCGGACACGACCGCGACGCGGTGCTGCGCCTGGCGGCTGCCGTCGAGGGCCGGTCGGAACATCCGCTGGCCAAGGCGGTGGTGGCCGCGGCACCGGTAACGTCGCCTTCACCTGCCGTCGAGAACGTGCTCGCGGTCCCCGGCAAGGGCGTCTCCGGCACGGTTGACGGCGTGCGCGTGATCGCCGGAACCGAAGCCTTGATGCGCGAGTCGGCGGTCGATGTGACGCCGCTCGAAGCCCATGCCCGCGAGTGGGCGGCCCACGCCAAGACCGTGGTGTATGTCGCGGTGGATGGCCGCGCCGCAGCCGCGTTTGCCATTGCCGACACGATGCGCCCCAACGCGAAGCAGGTGATCACCTCGCTGGCCGCGCACGGGCTGCGCACGGTCATGCTGACCGGTGACCGGCGGGCGACGGCTGACGCAGTGGCCGCGCAGGCCGGCGTCACCGAGGTAATCGCCGAGGTGTTGCCCGACGGCAAGGTCGGCGCCATCAAGTCGCTGCAGGCCGCGGGCCACGTAGTGGCGATGGTCGGCGACGGCCTCAACGACGCGCCGGCGCTCGCCCAGGCCGACATCGGCATGGCCATGGCGTCGGGCACCGATATCGCGGTAGACGCCGCCTCCGTGACCTTGATGCGGAGCGATCTCGCCAGCGTCACCCAGGCCATCGTCCTCGCCCGCAAGACGATGCGGACGATGAAGCAGAACCTGTTCTGGGCGTTCGTCTACAACGTGATTGGCATTCCGGTGGCGGCCGGCGTGCTGTATCCGGTGTTCGGCATCCTGCTCAGCCCGATCCTGGCCAGCGCCGCCATGGCGTTCAGCTCGGTGAGCGTCGTGTCCAACAGCCTGCGCCTCAGAGGAGTGAAACTGTCGTGA
- the acnA gene encoding aconitate hydratase AcnA, with product MSSLDSFKTRSSLSVGADTVSIFSLPALEKAGFPNVARLPYSLKILLENLLRREDNGFVKTADITALASWDPKTIGEKEMSFMPARVLLQDFTGVPCVVDLAAMRDGIVALGGDPQKVNPLQPVELVIDHSVQVDYFGTTNAKELNADLEYHRNRERYVFLRWGQTGFRNFRVVPPETGIVHQVNIEYLARVVCRDEDNGTAVAYPDTVFGTDSHTTMVNGLGVVGWGVGGIEAEAAMLGQPSSMLIPQVLGYRLSGQLPEGATATDLVLTITEALRKRGVVGKFVEFYGPGLAHLTIADRVTLGNMCPEYGATVAIFPIDDMTLDYLRLTGRDAAQVALVEAYAKAQGIFRTADSPDAVYTETMEMDLASVVPSLAGPRRPQDRVSLSNAKGSFAGSLDELKKGVKPSTGSGQGPGGAAAAVATPTQLEHGSVVIAAITSCTNTSNPSVMIGAGLLAKKAVEKGLTRKPWVKTSLAPGSKVVTDYLKRAGLDTYLDQIGFNLVGYGCTTCIGNSGPLPEEVSAEIIERGLVVASVLSGNRNFEGRIQQEVRANYLASPPLVVAYALAGSMNIDITTEPLGTGTDGKPVYLKDLWPTSGEIQQAMLHSVTADAYRQQYANVFEGQERWKNLPVPTGDRFAWEADSTYIRKPPFLENLSMTPAPPSDLTGARALAVLGDSITTDHISPAGNIKANSPAGKYLMEHGVDPKDFNSYGARRGNHEVMMRGTFANTRIKNQMVPGIEGGVTAYLPGGEVMPIYDASMKYQAAGVPLVVIAGKEYGSGSSRDWAAKGTMLLGVKAVIAESYERIHRSNLVNMGVLPLQFQDGQNAAGIGLTGRETFALAGAGAALKPRAEVTVTATAEDGSTKTFTAVARIDTPEELIAFSHGGILPYVLRQLVKSSK from the coding sequence ATGTCCAGCCTCGATAGTTTCAAGACCCGCAGCTCATTGTCCGTCGGCGCCGATACGGTCAGCATCTTCAGCCTGCCCGCACTCGAGAAGGCCGGGTTCCCGAACGTGGCCCGGTTGCCGTATTCCCTGAAGATCCTGCTCGAGAACCTGCTGCGCCGCGAGGATAACGGCTTCGTCAAGACGGCCGACATCACCGCGCTGGCGTCGTGGGATCCGAAGACCATCGGCGAGAAGGAAATGTCGTTCATGCCGGCCCGCGTGCTGCTGCAGGACTTCACCGGGGTGCCGTGCGTGGTGGACCTGGCGGCGATGCGCGACGGCATCGTTGCGCTCGGCGGCGACCCGCAGAAGGTGAACCCGCTGCAGCCGGTGGAACTGGTCATCGATCACTCGGTGCAGGTCGATTACTTCGGGACCACGAACGCGAAGGAACTGAACGCGGACCTCGAGTACCACCGCAACCGCGAGCGCTACGTGTTCCTGCGCTGGGGCCAGACCGGCTTCCGCAACTTCCGCGTCGTTCCCCCGGAAACCGGCATCGTCCACCAGGTCAACATCGAGTATCTGGCCCGCGTGGTCTGCCGTGACGAAGACAACGGCACCGCGGTGGCGTATCCCGACACGGTGTTCGGCACCGACTCGCACACGACCATGGTCAACGGCCTCGGCGTGGTGGGATGGGGCGTGGGCGGCATCGAAGCCGAGGCGGCCATGCTGGGCCAGCCCAGCTCGATGCTGATTCCGCAGGTGCTCGGCTACCGCCTGTCGGGCCAGTTGCCCGAGGGCGCCACGGCCACCGACCTGGTGCTGACCATCACCGAGGCGCTGCGCAAGCGGGGTGTCGTCGGCAAGTTCGTGGAGTTCTACGGTCCCGGCCTCGCGCACCTCACCATTGCCGACCGCGTCACGCTCGGCAACATGTGCCCGGAGTACGGCGCGACGGTCGCGATCTTCCCGATCGACGACATGACGCTCGACTACCTCCGCCTGACGGGCCGCGACGCCGCGCAGGTGGCGCTGGTCGAGGCCTATGCGAAGGCGCAGGGCATCTTCCGCACCGCCGACTCGCCGGACGCGGTCTATACCGAGACGATGGAGATGGATTTGGCCAGCGTGGTGCCCAGCCTCGCCGGACCGCGGCGTCCGCAGGATCGCGTGTCGCTGTCGAACGCGAAGGGCTCGTTTGCCGGGTCGCTCGACGAACTGAAGAAAGGCGTGAAGCCTTCGACAGGCTCAGGCCAAGGGCCGGGCGGCGCAGCCGCTGCCGTGGCCACGCCGACCCAACTCGAACATGGCTCCGTGGTGATTGCCGCGATCACGAGCTGCACCAACACCTCGAACCCGAGCGTGATGATTGGCGCCGGCCTGCTGGCGAAGAAGGCGGTGGAGAAGGGCCTCACCCGCAAGCCGTGGGTGAAGACCAGCCTCGCGCCGGGCTCGAAGGTGGTGACCGACTACCTGAAGAGGGCCGGCCTCGACACCTACCTCGATCAGATTGGCTTCAACCTGGTGGGCTACGGCTGCACCACGTGCATCGGCAACAGCGGCCCGCTGCCCGAAGAGGTGTCGGCCGAGATCATCGAGCGCGGCCTGGTCGTGGCGTCGGTGCTGAGCGGCAACCGCAACTTCGAGGGCCGCATCCAGCAGGAAGTGCGCGCCAATTACCTGGCGTCGCCGCCGCTCGTCGTGGCCTACGCCCTGGCCGGGTCGATGAACATCGACATCACCACCGAACCGCTCGGGACCGGCACGGACGGCAAGCCGGTGTACCTGAAGGACCTGTGGCCGACCAGCGGCGAAATTCAACAGGCGATGCTGCACAGCGTGACCGCCGACGCCTATCGCCAGCAGTACGCGAACGTGTTCGAAGGGCAGGAGCGCTGGAAGAACCTGCCGGTGCCGACCGGCGATCGGTTCGCGTGGGAGGCGGATTCGACCTACATCCGCAAGCCGCCATTCCTCGAGAACCTGTCGATGACGCCGGCGCCGCCGTCCGACCTCACCGGCGCCCGCGCGCTGGCGGTGCTCGGCGACAGCATCACGACCGACCACATCTCGCCGGCCGGCAACATCAAGGCGAACAGCCCGGCAGGCAAGTACCTGATGGAGCATGGCGTCGATCCGAAGGACTTCAACTCCTACGGCGCCCGCCGCGGCAACCACGAGGTGATGATGCGCGGCACCTTCGCGAACACCCGCATCAAGAACCAGATGGTGCCGGGCATCGAGGGCGGCGTGACGGCGTACTTGCCCGGTGGCGAGGTGATGCCGATCTACGACGCCTCGATGAAGTACCAGGCGGCGGGCGTGCCGCTGGTGGTGATTGCCGGCAAGGAATACGGCTCCGGCTCGTCGCGCGACTGGGCGGCCAAGGGCACCATGCTGCTCGGCGTGAAGGCGGTGATTGCGGAGAGTTACGAGCGCATCCACCGCAGCAACCTCGTGAACATGGGCGTGCTGCCGCTGCAGTTCCAGGACGGTCAGAACGCGGCCGGCATCGGGCTCACCGGGCGCGAGACGTTCGCGTTGGCCGGGGCCGGCGCCGCGCTGAAGCCGCGCGCCGAAGTGACGGTCACCGCCACGGCCGAAGACGGCTCGACCAAGACGTTCACGGCGGTGGCCCGCATCGACACGCCCGAAGAGCTGATTGCCTTCTCGCACGGCGGCATCCTTCCGTACGTGCTGCGGCAGCTGGTGAAGAGCTCGAAATGA